In Melioribacteraceae bacterium, the DNA window AAAACCAATTAAAGAGATTAAGAAGCCGGAAGATGTAAAACCAATTGTTCAGCCTAAAAAGGAAGTTAAAAAGGAATCGAATATTAAGAAACAGGTTTCCAAACCGGACCGAATTGAAATCGTAAAGAATTTAACTCCGCAAACATCCAGCCAGAAAAGTCCAGATGTTACTACAAAACAAAAATCTCCGAAAGCAAAGAATTATGGAGAAGAAAAAATTGTTTCTTCATTAGGCGACCAGATATTGGATAAGTACGACGAAAATGAAAACAACGATATGTATACGCTCAATACTAAGAAGAAAAATCCCGAAAAATAATATTCAGTCATTTCACCAAAATCTTCGGAAAGGAATTTTTTCTGTTTTCCTATTTGATTTCCCTAATTATAAATTAATTTCAAACATAAAAAGAGATATAACATGAATCAGAAAAAATATATAATTGAAAATATGAGCTGCCAGCATTGTGTAATGGCAGTTAAAAAAGAACTTGCAAAACTGGAACTGGAATCCTGCGATGTGGAAATCGGTTCGGCTGAGGTTAAATTCGATGAGACAAAAGTCACTGAAGAAGAAATAATCAGTTCGATTGAAGAAGCCGGTTATTCAGTCAGAAAGAATTAAAAGATGCCGAAAAAAATCGAGATCCCAGTAGAAGGTATGACGTGCGCAAGTTGTGTGACCCGCGTGGAAAAAACCATAAGTAAGTTCAACGGTGTCGGAAATGTAACTGCAAACCTTGCTACCGAGAGCGTTAACATTGAATTTACAGAAGAGAATGTTGATCTCCTCAAGATTGCCGAAACTGTTGAAGAATACGGTTATAAACTTAACGTAGGAGTTCTTGAAAAAAAACAGTCGGAAAGTTTCGAATCGCAGTCCGGGGAGAAGAATCGTGCCTATATAGAGCTTAAAAAAGAATTTATAATCTCATTACTTTTTACCATCCCGGTATTTTTAATCAGCATGCTTTCAGACTTTTCTTTCTTTCAAAAGATCTGGTTTCTTAACAGTGAAGATACCCGTAAAATCCTGTTAATCTTAACAACTCCTGTCATATTCATTTCAGGAAAAAGATTTTTTAAAATTTTCTGGAATAATTTAAAGCATTTTACCGCTGAAATGAATTCACTTGTTGCAATAGGCACGGGTGCTGCATATGGATACAGTACACTGGTAACCCTTTTCCCCGCTTTCGCAGGAGTGCAAGAATCGGCAATTCATGTTTATTTTGAAACGTCGGCAGTAATTATCACACTTATACTAACGGGGCGATTACTGGAGCATAGAGCAAAAAACCGCACAACCGATTCCATCAGAAAACTACTAGAACTGAGACCACCAACAGCTACAATAATCCGAAACGGAAATGAGAAAAAAATTAATATTTCCGATCTGAATCTGAATGATATTGTAATAATAAAACCGGGCGAAAAAATTCCTGCTGATGGGGAAATTATTTCGGGCAGCAGCGCTGTTGATGAATCGATGGTTACAGGCGAGAGCATTCCGGTCGAAAAAGGAATCGGTGATAATGTTATCGGCGGTACGATCAATACAAACGGATCTTTCAATTTCAGAGTTTCCGGTACTGGGGATAATTCAGTTCTCGGCCAGATAATTAAATTTGTTAAAGACGCGCAGGCGACCAAACCGCCAATACAAAAGCTTGTAGATAAAATTGCCGGGATATTCGTACCGGCAGTAATTATAATTGCTCTTGCAACATTTGTTGTCTGGATTTTTACGGGAGGAGAAGACTCATTCAATAATGCTCTTATAAATTTTGTTGCCGTTCTAATCATTGCATGTCCATGTGCATTAGGATTAGCAACACCCACTGCGATTATGGTAGGCACAGGATTAGGAGCTTCACACGGAATTCTGATTCGCAACGGTGAGAGCATTGAAATGGCAAATAAAATTACGACTCTCGTTTTTGATAAAACCGGGACCATCACCGAAGGTAAACCTGTAGTTTCAGAAATAATTACTTATGGAATTAATTCCGATCAGTTAATAAAATTCATTGCATCTCTTGAATCTAATTCGGAACATCCACTGGCAAAATCAATTATCAACAGAGCCAAATCCGATGGCGTCCCTTTATTAAAACCGGAGTCTTTCATGAGTTTGACCGGATTTGGAATTACCGGTATTGTAGATGGAAAAACAGTAATTGCAGGTAACTTAAACCTGATGAATGAGTATTCTGTAAAAACTGCGATCGGAATTAAAGATTACAACAAGTTAGCGGAAGAAGGAAAAACTGTTATATGTGCTGCAATAGAAGGAGAATTGAAAGGATTGATTTCTATCGAGGACAGAATAAAAGACGACAGTGCGCATGCGATTTCAAAATTACATTCGATGAAACTTAAAACCGTTATGCTTACAGGTGATAATAATAAAACAGCGGCCAGGATTGCTTTGGAGACTGGTATTGATGAATTTAAAGCCGGGATATTACCGAACGAAAAAGCCGAAGTTGTTATGAAATATCAGCAACAGAATGAAATTGTAGGAATGGTAGGCGACGGTATCAATGATGCACCAGCGCTGGCTCGTGCGGATGTAGGGATAGCAATAGGTACAGGTACTGACGTTGCAATAGAAACTTCGCAGATAACTCTTGTAAAGGGAAGCCTTTCGGGTGTGGTAAAGGCGATCAATCTTTCAACTCATACGCTAAGAACAATTAAACAGAATTTGTTCTGGGCATTTATTTACAATGTTGTATTAATCCCTCTTGCGGCCGCCGGGATGCTCAATCCGATGATAGCTGCGCTGGCAATGTCTCTTAGTTCCGTATCGGTTGTATCTAATTCACTAAGACTGAAAAAGGCAAAAATTTAAATACAGAAGAATTGAGGAAAAACGATGAGTAAATTTGAAATACAAAAGTCGCCGCATATTGTACCGACGACCGATGGTAAAGTAATAGAAGAACATTTCGGTATAACCAGCATTAATACGGGGGATTACAGTTTTGCACATATGATAGCTCCGGCAGGCTGGTCGGAACCATTTCAAACTCCCGAGTTCGATGAGATTACATTTATTATTTCCGGAAGGAAAAAATTTGAAGTTGACGGAAATGAAATTATTCTGAAAAAAGGTGAATCGATTTGTGTTAAGAAAGGAACGCGCGTCAGGTATTCAAATCCGTTTGATGAACCATGCGAATATGTTTCGTTCTGCATCCCTGCATTTTCAATCGAAAGAGTTAAGCGGGAGAATTAACTCCCGCTTTTTCAATTGTAACTACTTAACCTGTACTTTTTCGAATTTTTCAACATACTTCTGATGAAACTCCGAAATCGCTTTATAAGCCTTTTCCAGAATATTTTCAGGCGGCAGAAAAACAATCCGGAAATGATTTGTACCGGGGACCTGTCCGAATCCGCTTCCGTGTACAACAACTACTCCGGTTTCTTTAATCAGTTCCCGAGTCCAGTGAGCATCGTCGGAAATATTGTGGATACTTGGGAAGGCATAAAACGCACCTTCAGGCTCAACGCACGAAATTCCCGGAATTGCATTCATCATTTCAACAGTCAAACTCCTGCGGTTTGTAAGTTTTTTCATTGCGACTTCAAGGTGCGACTGATCACCGAGAAGCGACGGCGCAATACCGTATTGCTCTGGATGATTAGCTGAAAGCCGGGCGCGTAATAATTTATTAATAGCTTCTATATAATCTTTGAGAACCTCCCTGTTACCGCTGACAATTCCCCATCCAATTCTGAAACCGGGGACCATATAATTCTTGGATAACCCGCCGAATGTTATTACCGGAACTTCAGAATTGAGAGAAGCTATGGATGTATGTTTTTTCCCGTCCATTAGTAACTTGTCGTATATCTCGTCGGCAAAGATTACAAGATTATGTTTAACAGCAAGATCGATAATCTGTTTGAGAGTTTCGGGTGAAAAATTGGAGCCGGTGGGATTATTCGGATTAATCAGAATAATAGCGCGTGTTTTTTCATTA includes these proteins:
- a CDS encoding heavy-metal-associated domain-containing protein, whose translation is MNQKKYIIENMSCQHCVMAVKKELAKLELESCDVEIGSAEVKFDETKVTEEEIISSIEEAGYSVRKN
- a CDS encoding heavy metal translocating P-type ATPase; its protein translation is MPKKIEIPVEGMTCASCVTRVEKTISKFNGVGNVTANLATESVNIEFTEENVDLLKIAETVEEYGYKLNVGVLEKKQSESFESQSGEKNRAYIELKKEFIISLLFTIPVFLISMLSDFSFFQKIWFLNSEDTRKILLILTTPVIFISGKRFFKIFWNNLKHFTAEMNSLVAIGTGAAYGYSTLVTLFPAFAGVQESAIHVYFETSAVIITLILTGRLLEHRAKNRTTDSIRKLLELRPPTATIIRNGNEKKINISDLNLNDIVIIKPGEKIPADGEIISGSSAVDESMVTGESIPVEKGIGDNVIGGTINTNGSFNFRVSGTGDNSVLGQIIKFVKDAQATKPPIQKLVDKIAGIFVPAVIIIALATFVVWIFTGGEDSFNNALINFVAVLIIACPCALGLATPTAIMVGTGLGASHGILIRNGESIEMANKITTLVFDKTGTITEGKPVVSEIITYGINSDQLIKFIASLESNSEHPLAKSIINRAKSDGVPLLKPESFMSLTGFGITGIVDGKTVIAGNLNLMNEYSVKTAIGIKDYNKLAEEGKTVICAAIEGELKGLISIEDRIKDDSAHAISKLHSMKLKTVMLTGDNNKTAARIALETGIDEFKAGILPNEKAEVVMKYQQQNEIVGMVGDGINDAPALARADVGIAIGTGTDVAIETSQITLVKGSLSGVVKAINLSTHTLRTIKQNLFWAFIYNVVLIPLAAAGMLNPMIAALAMSLSSVSVVSNSLRLKKAKI
- a CDS encoding cupin domain-containing protein encodes the protein MSKFEIQKSPHIVPTTDGKVIEEHFGITSINTGDYSFAHMIAPAGWSEPFQTPEFDEITFIISGRKKFEVDGNEIILKKGESICVKKGTRVRYSNPFDEPCEYVSFCIPAFSIERVKREN
- a CDS encoding aminotransferase class I/II-fold pyridoxal phosphate-dependent enzyme produces the protein MTNFKIKPAIRTENVTYAVRDIVVLANEVAKSGREMLYLNIGDPNLFDWQPPKHLIEETHKAMLKNLNGYAPSSGIKEAVKAIETEADKKGINNVQDIFVTTGASEAIDICLTALVNDGENVLTPTPGYPLYTAIQSKLMMYENPYYLDESNGWQPNIEDIKSKINEKTRAIILINPNNPTGSNFSPETLKQIIDLAVKHNLVIFADEIYDKLLMDGKKHTSIASLNSEVPVITFGGLSKNYMVPGFRIGWGIVSGNREVLKDYIEAINKLLRARLSANHPEQYGIAPSLLGDQSHLEVAMKKLTNRRSLTVEMMNAIPGISCVEPEGAFYAFPSIHNISDDAHWTRELIKETGVVVVHGSGFGQVPGTNHFRIVFLPPENILEKAYKAISEFHQKYVEKFEKVQVK